In Erigeron canadensis isolate Cc75 chromosome 1, C_canadensis_v1, whole genome shotgun sequence, a single window of DNA contains:
- the LOC122578731 gene encoding L-ascorbate oxidase homolog, whose amino-acid sequence MPLNSAIYIALGIVLIAIAGAEDPYRFFDWNVTYGNIYPLGVRQQGILINGQFPGPDIYSVTNDNLIINVINSLDEPFLISWNGIQQRRNSFEDGVYGTTCPIPPGKNFTYILQVKDQIGSFYYFPSLAFHKAAGGFGGIKILSRPRIPVPFDEPAGDYTVLIGDWYKSNHTDLKAILDRGHKLPNPDGILINGRGPNGASFTVQQGKTYRLRISNVGLQNSLNFRIQNHRMKLVEVEGTHTVQQMYSSIDVHCGQSYSVLITADQPGQDYYIVVSSRFTRQILTTTGVLHYTNSAGKVSGPIPGGPTTQVDWSINQARSIRTNLTASGPRPNPQGSYHYGMINTSRTIIIESSAAQIDGKQRYGLNRVSYKPVDTPLKLADYFNIGGVFRVGSISDKPPKRKMYLDTAVMGADYRTFIEIVFQNHENIVQSYHIDGYQFFVVGMDGGVWSEASRKGYNLRDGVARSTIQVYPKSWSALYIPLDNVGMWNVRTEFWARQYLGQQFYLRVYTSSGSIRDEFPIPKNARLCGKASNLHTRPL is encoded by the exons ATGCCACTAAATTCTGCGATATATATTGCACTTGGTATAGTTCTCATTGCCATTGCCGGAGCCGAAGATCCATACAGATTTTTCGATTGGAATGTCACCTATGGCAACATCTATCCGCTTGGTGTTCGCCAACag GGAATTTTGATCAATGGACAGTTTCCTGGACCTGATATTTATTCTGTTACGAATGACAATCTCATTATCAACGTCATCAACAGCTTAGACGAGCCATTCCTTATCTCATG GAATGGGATTCAACAAAGAAGGAATTCGTTTGAAGATGGGGTGTATGGAACAACATGCCCGATTCCTCCAGGTAAAAACTTCACATACATCCTTCAAGTGAAAGATCAAATTGGAAGCTTTTACTACTTCCCTTCTCTAGCATTCCACAAAGCCGCCGGTGGTTTTGGAGGTATCAAAATTCTAAGTCGTCCAAGGATTCCTGTTCCTTTTGATGAGCCTGCCGGTGACTATACTGTTCTTATCGGAGATTGGTACAAGTCTAACCACACG GACTTGAAAGCGATCTTAGACCGAGGACATAAGCTTCCAAATCCTGATGGAATTCTTATCAATGGACGTGGCCCAAATGGCGCCTCATTCACAGTCCAACAAG GAAAAACTTATAGGTTAAGAATATCGAATGTGGGACTACAAAACTCGCTCAATTTTCGCATCCAAAACCACAGGATGAAACTAGTCGAAGTTGAAGGAACACACACTGTCCAACAAATGTATTCTTCTATAGACGTTCATTGTGGCCAATCCTACTCCGTACTCATCACAGCCGATCAACCAGGCCAAGACTACTACATTGTGGTCTCCTCCCGTTTCACGAGACAAATCCTCACCACCACAGGTGTTCTTCATTACACCAACTCCGCGGGTAAAGTCTCTGGCCCGATTCCTGGTGGACCAACCACCCAAGTTGACTGGTCCATCAACCAGGCCCGATCCATCAGAACTAATCTTACAGCAAGTGGGCCTAGGCCCAACCCACAAGGTTCATACCATTATGGTATGATCAACACTAGTAGAACCATCATCATTGAAAGCTCGGCCGCTCAAATTGATGGCAAGCAAAGATATGGGCTCAACCGTGTCTCATATAAGCCCGTTGACACTCCATTGAAGCTTGCTGATTATTTCAACATCGGAGGTGTTTTCCGAGTTGGAAGCATTTCTGATAAGCCCCCCAAACGTAAGATGTACCTTGATACTGCTGTTATGGGGGCTGATTATAGGACTTTTATTGAGATCGTCTTCCAAAACCATGAAAATATTGTTCAAAGTTATCACATTGATGGCTACCAGTTCTTTGTTGTTGG AATGGATGGAGGAGTATGGAGTGAAGCTAGCAGGAAAGGTTACAATCTTCGAGATGGTGTTGCTCGCAGTACCATTCAG GTATACCCTAAATCATGGTCTGCGTTGTACATACCCCTCGATAATGTTGGAATGTGGAACGTAAGGACAGAGTTTTGGGCCCGACAATACCTTGGCCAACAGTTTTACTTGCGTGTTTACACCAGCTCAGGGTCAATCAGAGATGAGTTTCCGATACCAAAGAATGCTCGCCTTTGTGGAAAGGCTAGCAATCTCCACACCCGACCTCTCTAA
- the LOC122578724 gene encoding prolyl endopeptidase-like — MGSECVVRKPLQYPVARRDMTVVDSYHGVSISDPYRWLEDPDSEEVKQFVKKQMKLTESVLKDCDLRDKLRDKLTKSFDYPRYGCPFRKGYKYFYFHNPGLCPHPILYMQDSLDQEGEVLLDPNGLSEDGTVALRVYELSHDAKYLAYGLSSSGSDWLTIRVMHVDDKTIKPDELSWVKFTRISWTHDNKGFFYCRFPAPKESENMDAGTEVNANHNHQLYYHFLGTKQSEDILCWNNLENPTHILEARLADDGKYLLMNICKGAARLNKFYCYDLSGLPSGLEGHIGKGILPFVKVIDDFEANYEVIANDDTLFTFLTNKDAPRNKLVRVDLKKPSVWTEILQESEKDVIESVLPINENQMIVSYLSDCKHILQIRDLVNGNLLHTLPIDIGSVDYISARRQDNVFFIKLSSFINPGLVYQFDLKTSVPDMKVLREIVVPGFSQAEYQANQVFVPSKDGTHVPVFIMARKDIELDGSHPCLLYGYGGYGVSLTPSFNVTRVVLAQNLGVVFCVANIRGGGEYGKEWHQAGSLANKQNSFDDFISTAEYLVSAGYTNPSKLCIEGGSNGGTLIGACINQRPDLFGCALAHAGVMDMLRYHKFTIGHAWVPEFGCSDEENDFHYLIKYSPLHNVKRPWEDSSIRATQYPPTMLLTADHDDRVVPLHTLKLLATMQHELCTSVKYSPQINPIIGRISSKSGHGCGSSTQKKIDESVDCYSFMAEMLGASWIE; from the exons ATGGGTTCGGAATGTGTTGTGAGGAAGCCATTGCAATACCCGGTTGCTCGTCGAGATATGACAGTGGTGGATAGCTACCACGGTGTTTCCATTTCTGATCCCTATCGTTG GCTTGAAGATCCTGATTCCGAGGAAGTGAaacaatttgtgaaaaagcaaaTGAAACTGACGGAATCAGTGCTTAAGGATTGCGATTTGAGGGACAAGCTTCGTGACAAGCTCACCAAGTCATTTGATTACCCGCGATATGGGTGTCCGTTCCGAAAAGgatataagtatttttatttccATAATCCGGGTCTCTGCCCTCATCCAATTCTCTATATGCAG GATAGTTTGGATCAAGAAGGGGAGGTGTTGCTAGATCCAAATGGACTAAGTGAGGATGGAACAGTGGCATTACGAGTTTATGAACTTAGCCATGATGCAAAATACCTGGCTTATGGTCTAAGCTCGAGTGGAAGCGATTGGTTAACCATACGAGTTATGCATGTGGATGACAAGACTATCAAGCCGGATGAACTTTCTTGG GTCAAGTTTACACGGATCAGTTGGACTCATGACAATAAAGGATTTTTCTACTGCCGATTTCCTGCCCCTAA GGAGAGCGAAAACATGGATGCTGGTACAGAAGTGAACGCTAACCATAACCATCAACTATACTATCATTTCTTAGGGACGAAACAATCAGAAGATATCTTATGTTGGAATAATCTTGAAAACCCGACCCATATTCTTGAAGCAAGACTTGCAGATGATGGAAAG TATCTTCTTATGAATATATGTAAAGGTGCGGCACGTCTCAACAAATTCTATTGTTATGATCTATCCGGTTTACCAAGTGGTCTAGAAGGTCATATAGGAAAAGGCATTCTCCCTTTTGTGAAGGTGATTGACGATTTTGAGGCAAATTATGAAGTCATAGCGAATGATGACACACTTTTTACTTTCTTGACCAACAAAGATGCTCCAAGAAACAAGTTAGTTCGAGTAGACCTCAAGAAACCGAGTGTTTGGACTGAGATCCTTCAAGAATCTGAAAAAGATGTGATTGAGTCGGTTCTACCCATAAACGAAAACCAAATGATTGTGAGTTATTTGAGTGACTGTAAACATATTTTACAGATTAGAGACTTGGTTAATGGCAACTTGTTGCATACGCTGCCCATTGACATTGGTAGTGTTGACTACATTAGTGCTCGGCGCCAAGATAATGTGTTCTTCATCAAGCTTAGCAGTTTTATCAACCCGGGTTTGGTATATCAGTTTGACTTGAAAACCAGTGTTCCAGACATGAAAGTTTTACGCGAAATTGTTGTTCCAGGATTCAGTCAAGCAGAGTACCAAGCCAATCAG GTGTTTGTGCCTAGTAAGGATGGAACACACGTCCCAGTTTTTATCATGGCTAGGAAGGATATAGAATTAGATGGATCGCACCCTTGCTTATTGTACGGATATGGTGGATATGGTGTTAGTTTAACACCATCTTTTAATGTTACTCGTGTTGTTCTGGCTCAAAATCTAGGTGTTGTATTTTGTGTAGCAAATATTCGTGGTGGTGGAGAGTATGGCAAAGAATGGCACCAAGCTGGTTCGCTTGCAAACAAGCAAAATAGTTTCGATGACTTCATTTCAACTGCAGAGTACCTTGTTTCGGCAGGCTACACCAACCCCAGTAAGTTATGCATTGAAGGTGGTAGCAATGGCGGTACCCTCATCGGTGCTTGCATCAATCAG AGACCGGACCTATTTGGTTGTGCTCTAGCTCATGCCGGGGTCATGGACATGCTACGATACCATAAGTTTACCATTG GTCATGCGTGGGTTCCCGAGTTTGGTTGCTcagatgaagaaaatgatttcCATTACCTAATCAA gtACTCCCCATTGCATAATGTTAAACGACCATGGGAAGATTCTTCAATCAGGGCAACCCAGTATCCGCCTACTATGCTGCTAACTGCAGATCATGATGATCGTGTCGTGCCATTACACACATTGAAGTTACTAGCG ACCATGCAACATGAGCTGTGTACAAGTGTGAAGTACAGCCCACAGATTAACCCGATCATTGGAAGAATCAGTAGCAAGTCTGGACATGGTTGTGGGAGCTCGACACAGAAAAAG ATTGATGAATCGGTGGATTGTTATAGCTTCATGGCAGAAATGTTGGGTGCATCATGGATAGAGTAA
- the LOC122578739 gene encoding rop guanine nucleotide exchange factor 1-like, with translation MENLSSGDESDHHHQCYNKFDQDYSVSADVSESESCGNSSFDSPVASTSRSTPHFTSSFPDISPAKPGGMYTGKAQNENLSEARLMKDRFSKLLLGEDMTGRGNGVCTALAVSNAITHLSATVFGDLWKLEPLSQQNKSMWRKEMEWLLSVSDSIVELTPSFQEFPEGGTFEVMVTRPRSDLYVNLPALKRLDAMLVAMLDGFHDSEFSYVDRGQVERHSNASLSDSSLVQYEEKWWLPFPKVPPKGLSENTVKRLQQCRECSNKIFKAAASINGNVLTQMEVPKVYLESLPKSAKVCLGETLHHYITTAQFSPESLLDYLEMSSECTTLQIANRIEAAMHIWTQKCFKNHGSGKLSWTGGVKGLSGDKEKSKLLAGRANTLLKNLKVQFPGLPRTTLDLDKIQSNKDVGQAILESYSRVIESLAFNLMARIDDLLYVDDATKKRVAAEVRAAASQQLKRSSTVRGSSWSSMVTAPEFSPSPLTIRTRDKRRFSYCSTSNIDSMEEALERLTFN, from the exons atggaaaaCTTATCATCAGGAGATGAATctgatcatcatcaccaatGCTACAATAAGTTTGATCAGGATTATAGTGTTAGTGCTGATGTTAGTGAGTCCGAAAGTTGTGGAAATTCTTCTTTTGATTCTCCGGTTGCTTCCACTTCTCGTAGTACGCCTCATTTCACCTCCTCTTTCCCTGACATTTCTCCGGCTAAACCCGGAGGAATGTACACTGGGAAAGCACAGAATGAAAACTTATCTG AGGCTCGATTGATGAAAGATAGATTCTCAAAGCTGTTGCTTGGAGAAGATATGACTGGTAGAGGAAATGGAGTTTGTACTGCCCTTGCTGTCTCTAATGCAATTACACATCTCTCTG CTACTGTTTTTGGGGATTTATGGAAATTGGAACCCCTTAGCCAACAAAACAAGTCAATGTGGAGAAAAGAAATGGAATGGCTTCTATCAGTAAGTGATTCAATCGTCGAGCTTACACCATCATTTCAAGAATTCCCTGAAGGTGGCACTTTTGAGGTCATGGTGACTCGTCCACGGTCTGATTTATATGTAAATCTTCCAGCACTAAAGAGGCTAGACGCAATGCTTGTAGCCATGCTTGACGGATTCCATGATTCTGAGTTTTCTTATGTTGATCGTGGGCAAGTTGAAAGACATTCTAATGCTTCACTATCCGATAGCTCTTTGGTTCAGTATGAGGAGAAATGGTGGCTGCCATTCCCAAAGGTTCCACCTAAAGGATTGTCGGAAAATACAGTTAAGAGATTGCAACAATGTCGTGAATGCAGCAATAAGATATTTAAAGCAGCTGCATCGATCAATGGCAATGTGTTGACACAGATGGAAGTTCCTAAAGTTTACTTAGAGAGCTTACCTAAG AGTGCGAAAGTTTGTTTAGGTGAAACACTTCACCACTATATAACTACTGCACAGTTCTCACCGGAATCCCTTTTAGATTACTTGGAGATGTCTTCAGAATGCACCACTCTTCAAATAGCAAACAGGATTGAAGCAGCCATGCATATTTGGACACAAAAATGCTTTAAGAATCATGGATCGGGAAAGCTATCATGGACGGGAGGTGTGAAGGGGCTAAGTGGCGACAAagaaaaaagtaaacttttggCAGGAAGGGCGAACACACTTTTGAAGAACTTAAAGGTCCAATTTCCAGGCCTTCCACGGACAACGTTGGATCTTGACAAGATTCAATCTAACAAG GACGTAGGACAAGCTATACTCGAGAGTTACTCTAGGGTGATAGAAAGTTTAGCTTTCAACTTAATGGCAAGGATTGATGATCTCTTATACGTTGATGATGCTACCAAGAAACGAGTGGCAGCAGAAGTTAGAGCTGCCGCAAGTCAACAGCTTAAAAGGTCGTCGACAGTGCGTGGTAGTTCATGGTCATCTATGGTGACAGCACCGGAATTCAGTCCTTCGCCTTTGACAATTAGAACACGGGATAAGAGAAGGTTTTCATACTGTTCAACTAGCAATATTGATTCAATGGAAGAAGCTTTAGAAAGATTAACATTTAACTAG